From one Orcinus orca chromosome 10, mOrcOrc1.1, whole genome shotgun sequence genomic stretch:
- the WNT5A gene encoding protein Wnt-5a isoform X2, which yields MKKSIGILSPGVALGTAGRAMSSKFFLMALAIFISFAQVVIEGNSWWSLGMNNPVQMSEVYIIGAQPLCSQLAGLSQGQKKLCHLYQDHMQYIGEGAKTGIKECQYQFRHRRWNCSTVDNTSVFGRVMQIGSRETAFTYAVSAAGVVNAMSRACREGELSTCGCSRAARPKDLPRDWLWGGCGDNIDYGYRFAKEFVDARERERIHAKGSYESARILMNLHNNEAGRRTVYNLADVACKCHGVSGSCSLKTCWLQLADFRKVGDALKEKYDSAAAMRLNSRGKLVQVNSRFNSPTTQDLVYIDPSPDYCVRNESTGSLGTQGRLCNKTSEGMDGCELMCCGRGYDQFKTVQTERCHCKFHWCCYVKCKKCTEIVDQFVCK from the exons ATGAAG AAGTCGATTGGAATATTAAGCCCAGGAGTTGCTTTGGGGACGGCTGGAAGGGCAATGTCTTCCAAGTTCTTCCTAATGGCTTTGGCCATATTTATCTCCTTCGCCCAGGTCGTAATAGAAGGCAATTCTTGGTG gTCGCTAGGTATGAATAACCCTGTTCAGATGTCAGAAGTATATATCATAGGAGCACAGCCTCTGTGCAGCCAACTGGCAGGACTTTCTCAAGGACAGAAGAAACTATGCCACTTGTATCAGGACCACATGCAGTACATCGGAGAGGGCGCAAAGACAGGCATCAAAGAATGCCAGTATCAGTTCCGACACCGGAGGTGGAACTGCAGCACCGTGGATAACACCTCAGTCTTCGGCAGGGTCATGCAGATAG GCAGCCGCGAGACGGCCTTCACGTACGCCGTGAGCGCCGCGGGGGTGGTCAACGCCATGAGCCGCGCCTGCCGCGAGGGCGAGCTGTCCACCTGTGGCTGCAGCCGCGCCGCGCGCCCCAAGGACCTGCCGCGGGACTGGCTGTGGGGCGGCTGCGGCGACAACATCGACTACGGCTACCGCTTCGCCAAGGAGTTCGTGGACGCGCGCGAGCGGGAGCGCATCCACGCCAAGGGCTCCTATGAGAGCGCGCGCATCCTCATGAACCTGCACAACAACGAGGCCGGCCGCAGG aCGGTGTACAACCTGGCGGACGTGGCCTGCAAGTGCCACGGGGTGTCAGGCTCGTGCAGCCTCAAGACATGCTGGCTGCAGTTGGCCGACTTCCGCAAGGTGGGCGACGCCCTGAAGGAGAAGTACGACAGCGCAGCGGCCATGCGGCTCAACAGCCGGGGCAAGCTGGTGCAGGTCAACAGCCGCTTCAACTCGCCCACCACGCAGGACCTGGTCTACATCGACCCCAGCCCCGACTACTGCGTGCGCAACGAGAGCACCGGCTCGCTGGGCACGCAGGGCCGCCTGTGCAACAAGACGTCCGAGGGCATGGACGGCTGCGAGCTCATGTGCTGCGGCCGTGGCTACGACCAGTTTAAGACGGTGCAGACCGAGCGCTGCCACTGCAAGTTCCACTGGTGCTGCTACGTCAAGTGCAAGAAGTGCACAGAGATCGTGGACCAGTTCGTGTGCAAGTAG
- the WNT5A gene encoding protein Wnt-5a isoform X3: MSSKFFLMALAIFISFAQVVIEGNSWWSLGMNNPVQMSEVYIIGAQPLCSQLAGLSQGQKKLCHLYQDHMQYIGEGAKTGIKECQYQFRHRRWNCSTVDNTSVFGRVMQIGSRETAFTYAVSAAGVVNAMSRACREGELSTCGCSRAARPKDLPRDWLWGGCGDNIDYGYRFAKEFVDARERERIHAKGSYESARILMNLHNNEAGRRTVYNLADVACKCHGVSGSCSLKTCWLQLADFRKVGDALKEKYDSAAAMRLNSRGKLVQVNSRFNSPTTQDLVYIDPSPDYCVRNESTGSLGTQGRLCNKTSEGMDGCELMCCGRGYDQFKTVQTERCHCKFHWCCYVKCKKCTEIVDQFVCK, translated from the exons ATGTCTTCCAAGTTCTTCCTAATGGCTTTGGCCATATTTATCTCCTTCGCCCAGGTCGTAATAGAAGGCAATTCTTGGTG gTCGCTAGGTATGAATAACCCTGTTCAGATGTCAGAAGTATATATCATAGGAGCACAGCCTCTGTGCAGCCAACTGGCAGGACTTTCTCAAGGACAGAAGAAACTATGCCACTTGTATCAGGACCACATGCAGTACATCGGAGAGGGCGCAAAGACAGGCATCAAAGAATGCCAGTATCAGTTCCGACACCGGAGGTGGAACTGCAGCACCGTGGATAACACCTCAGTCTTCGGCAGGGTCATGCAGATAG GCAGCCGCGAGACGGCCTTCACGTACGCCGTGAGCGCCGCGGGGGTGGTCAACGCCATGAGCCGCGCCTGCCGCGAGGGCGAGCTGTCCACCTGTGGCTGCAGCCGCGCCGCGCGCCCCAAGGACCTGCCGCGGGACTGGCTGTGGGGCGGCTGCGGCGACAACATCGACTACGGCTACCGCTTCGCCAAGGAGTTCGTGGACGCGCGCGAGCGGGAGCGCATCCACGCCAAGGGCTCCTATGAGAGCGCGCGCATCCTCATGAACCTGCACAACAACGAGGCCGGCCGCAGG aCGGTGTACAACCTGGCGGACGTGGCCTGCAAGTGCCACGGGGTGTCAGGCTCGTGCAGCCTCAAGACATGCTGGCTGCAGTTGGCCGACTTCCGCAAGGTGGGCGACGCCCTGAAGGAGAAGTACGACAGCGCAGCGGCCATGCGGCTCAACAGCCGGGGCAAGCTGGTGCAGGTCAACAGCCGCTTCAACTCGCCCACCACGCAGGACCTGGTCTACATCGACCCCAGCCCCGACTACTGCGTGCGCAACGAGAGCACCGGCTCGCTGGGCACGCAGGGCCGCCTGTGCAACAAGACGTCCGAGGGCATGGACGGCTGCGAGCTCATGTGCTGCGGCCGTGGCTACGACCAGTTTAAGACGGTGCAGACCGAGCGCTGCCACTGCAAGTTCCACTGGTGCTGCTACGTCAAGTGCAAGAAGTGCACAGAGATCGTGGACCAGTTCGTGTGCAAGTAG